Proteins encoded together in one Pseudomonas sp. Seg1 window:
- a CDS encoding polysaccharide deacetylase family protein, producing MTTSHRQRSPRLLKNLLAAALLLPALAFAQERPWPDGSQLVISVSMQFETGGQPDGAESPFSGSPLPKGYPDLPAQTWFDYGYKEGLWRMLDLWDRTGIKVTSHVVGEAALKHPELAKAIAERGHELAAHGVRWADSYNMSYAQEKQFIGDGVAAVEKLTGQRSVGYNANWLRRSPNTLKVLQDLNFTYHIDDVSRDEPFVTMVRGRKFAVVPYTLRNNDIVLVEGRHFSADQFYQQLVLEFDRLYAEGAKKRRMMSVSLHDRIGGTPAMVEAMERFIRYAQSHPKVSFMRKDRIAQIVLTEKNPLIDNSEAAYNQ from the coding sequence ATGACCACTTCACACCGACAACGCTCCCCGCGCCTGTTGAAAAACCTGCTGGCCGCCGCGCTATTGCTGCCCGCCCTCGCCTTTGCCCAGGAACGGCCATGGCCGGATGGTTCACAACTGGTGATCTCGGTATCAATGCAGTTCGAGACCGGTGGCCAACCCGACGGTGCAGAAAGTCCGTTCTCCGGCAGCCCTTTACCCAAAGGCTACCCGGATCTGCCGGCGCAGACCTGGTTCGATTACGGTTACAAGGAAGGTTTGTGGCGCATGCTCGATCTGTGGGATCGCACCGGGATCAAAGTCACCTCCCACGTGGTCGGCGAAGCCGCGCTCAAACACCCGGAGCTGGCCAAGGCGATTGCCGAACGCGGCCATGAACTCGCAGCGCACGGTGTGCGCTGGGCCGACTCCTACAACATGAGTTACGCGCAGGAAAAACAATTCATCGGCGACGGAGTGGCGGCGGTGGAAAAACTCACCGGCCAGCGTTCGGTCGGCTACAACGCCAATTGGCTGCGGCGCAGCCCCAATACGCTGAAGGTGCTGCAGGATCTCAACTTCACTTATCACATCGATGACGTCAGCCGCGACGAGCCCTTCGTGACGATGGTGCGCGGGCGTAAGTTCGCCGTGGTGCCATACACCCTGCGCAACAACGATATCGTCTTGGTCGAGGGCCGGCATTTTTCCGCCGACCAGTTCTATCAGCAACTGGTGCTGGAATTCGACCGGCTCTATGCCGAAGGTGCAAAAAAGCGTCGGATGATGTCGGTGAGTCTTCACGACCGCATCGGCGGTACGCCGGCGATGGTCGAGGCGATGGAGCGGTTCATCCGTTACGCCCAGTCGCACCCGAAGGTGAGTTTCATGCGTAAGGATCGGATTGCGCAGATCGTGCTGACCGAGAAAAATCCGCTGATCGATAACAGTGAAGCGGCTTACAACCAGTAA